The Leptospira terpstrae serovar Hualin str. LT 11-33 = ATCC 700639 genome includes a region encoding these proteins:
- a CDS encoding LA_1737 family protein, whose product MKFIYKNILVFTISLIPYGIIAKTWPDLESEKEVKVYGSERSAKFTASNIFYDIENWTDHYSVKALGFYRYYDYPKAKTKSVFPFYYDIQSKSDNRQYKRIVNVNLTKEKDSVDQSFYPFIFWGKDTNSSYLTTIPFFFSNSNDTNSKIGFPVIPLLYYHNRNTSGENKNYYTRLLTLMHLEVNERKGFHEFSFFPLVYYSKENYLFLPLLLYYQNQHSNNNEYWLGPIYNSNDKAKEERLFVAFPFLAYYRSPGKEFDLIFPLYLNYSDSEEDYHINLLWYTKTNSANVNLATNDGNIYVDFDFGILYNLVGYSQRTKVLNGIVDPKKLKSIEIDNPKLVKKREFNRENSNSFIGYNFLFGIFSYERADSKRHIRLLPLAWFTWDEASEDNVVLLPPFFPIWFSYQSDDLEYKILFPLYGKQKDKNSEFRSYLLNVYLTEDLNENNRKERSYLWPLVNVYESDVDSGHRVLPFYVHRKFKKAEYSDSHTFTLFSAFKKRTGVSSVSTEFLFWPIWISYDDQMSSQSVWEKTFWITPFFYRNMMPDRTRTNFLWFVDWEWYKEADYTKYSKTKLESYSKEKKLSHLLIFPFYKTSNSFSLIPLSFNYWHSDGFSTFTLFNYLKWEKTGHYYNFLYLVESENTESEYRFRSLGDLLWSFKREPSRINRMTLLWLGYDDRPYKTIYNFFPIVRTADAEKEKSRLYGPFLYYLFDSEEENTELMIAGLGYYHNKTKSDNQYSTYILLGALYQEKTEIERGYVKRGSLWGWLWEYQTEDNGYEKFSILKLFSYTKETDGTKKIMGMSI is encoded by the coding sequence ATGAAATTTATTTATAAAAACATTCTAGTTTTCACTATCTCATTGATACCATATGGAATCATTGCAAAAACTTGGCCGGATCTAGAATCGGAAAAAGAAGTAAAAGTTTATGGAAGTGAGCGAAGCGCTAAGTTTACAGCCAGTAACATTTTTTATGACATAGAAAATTGGACAGATCATTATTCGGTGAAAGCTTTGGGTTTTTATCGCTATTATGACTATCCAAAAGCAAAAACCAAATCTGTATTTCCTTTTTATTATGATATCCAAAGTAAGTCGGATAATCGCCAATACAAACGAATCGTTAATGTAAATTTGACAAAAGAAAAAGATTCCGTCGACCAATCCTTTTACCCATTCATTTTCTGGGGTAAGGATACAAATAGTTCTTATCTTACAACCATTCCTTTTTTCTTTTCTAACTCAAACGATACCAATAGTAAAATTGGATTTCCCGTAATTCCGCTGTTATACTATCACAATCGAAACACAAGTGGCGAAAATAAAAATTATTATACACGTCTTTTGACATTAATGCACTTGGAGGTCAATGAAAGAAAAGGTTTTCATGAGTTTTCGTTTTTTCCACTGGTTTATTATTCTAAGGAAAATTATTTATTCCTTCCATTACTATTGTATTATCAAAATCAACATTCTAATAATAATGAATATTGGCTTGGACCAATTTATAACTCGAATGATAAAGCCAAAGAGGAAAGATTGTTCGTCGCTTTTCCTTTTTTAGCGTACTACCGATCTCCCGGAAAGGAATTCGATCTTATTTTTCCATTGTATCTTAACTATTCAGATTCGGAAGAAGATTATCATATTAATTTGTTGTGGTATACCAAAACAAACTCTGCTAATGTAAACTTGGCGACTAACGATGGAAATATCTATGTAGACTTTGATTTTGGTATTTTATACAATTTAGTTGGTTATTCACAACGAACTAAAGTTTTAAATGGAATTGTAGATCCTAAAAAACTAAAATCAATCGAAATAGATAATCCTAAGTTAGTAAAAAAACGAGAATTTAATCGTGAAAATAGCAATAGTTTCATTGGTTATAATTTCCTGTTTGGAATTTTCTCTTATGAACGGGCCGATTCAAAAAGACATATTCGGTTATTACCCCTTGCCTGGTTTACTTGGGATGAGGCTTCTGAAGATAATGTTGTTTTGTTACCACCGTTTTTTCCGATTTGGTTTAGTTATCAATCGGATGATTTAGAATATAAAATATTGTTTCCATTGTATGGAAAACAAAAAGATAAAAATTCTGAATTTCGCTCTTATCTTTTAAATGTATATTTGACCGAAGATCTCAATGAAAATAATAGAAAAGAACGTTCATACCTTTGGCCTTTAGTGAATGTCTATGAATCAGATGTTGACTCTGGTCACCGTGTTCTTCCATTTTATGTTCATCGAAAATTTAAAAAAGCAGAATATTCGGATAGCCATACGTTTACTTTATTTTCTGCTTTTAAAAAAAGGACTGGGGTTTCCTCAGTTAGTACTGAGTTTCTATTTTGGCCAATTTGGATTTCTTATGATGATCAAATGTCTTCTCAGTCTGTATGGGAAAAAACTTTTTGGATTACTCCTTTTTTCTATCGAAACATGATGCCCGATAGAACTAGAACTAATTTCCTATGGTTTGTTGATTGGGAGTGGTATAAAGAGGCAGATTACACTAAATATTCAAAAACAAAATTAGAATCTTATTCAAAGGAAAAAAAATTATCTCATCTTTTGATTTTCCCATTCTATAAAACAAGTAATAGTTTCTCTTTGATTCCATTGTCTTTTAATTATTGGCATAGTGACGGATTTTCAACCTTTACCCTTTTTAATTATTTAAAATGGGAAAAGACAGGCCATTACTACAATTTTCTATATCTAGTCGAATCGGAAAATACCGAATCAGAATATAGGTTTAGAAGTTTGGGTGATCTTCTTTGGAGTTTCAAAAGAGAACCATCTCGAATCAACCGTATGACTTTATTGTGGTTAGGTTATGACGATAGGCCATATAAAACAATTTATAATTTTTTTCCGATAGTAAGAACTGCTGATGCTGAGAAAGAAAAATCTAGATTATACGGTCCTTTTCTTTATTATCTTTTTGATTCTGAAGAAGAAAACACGGAACTAATGATTGCTGGCCTTGGTTACTATCATAATAAAACTAAATCAGACAACCAATATTCTACATATATACTGTTAGGTGCATTATATCAAGAAAAGACTGAAATTGAGAGAGGATATGTCAAAAGAGGAAGTCTTTGGGGTTGGTTATGGGAATACCAAACAGAAGACAACGGGTATGAAAAATTTTCTATATTGAAATTATTTTCTTACACAAAAGAAACAGATGGAACCAAAAAAATTATGGGGATGTCTATATAG
- a CDS encoding tRNA dihydrouridine synthase, with amino-acid sequence MRILLAPMEGLLDYRLRDTLTRVGGFDECVSEFIRVNDTLLPAHRFYRYVPELYDGCRTKAGVPVKVQLLGSDPICMAENASKVASLGAYGIDINFGCPAPTVNRNRGGAALLKEPDLMFAIVKAIRNAVPKIIPVTAKMRLGFDSTELALVCAKALEDGGAEEIVVHARTKTDGYKPPAYWEWITKIRSTVKVPVVANGEIWTADDARRCLEVSGCEDIMIGRGVVANPALALMIRNERNKSLSWEEMKDILFQYWQSLESDMETKSRAGRIKQWLHYLSRHYPEAEKDFESVKRFTNLDAFAKYLKEPVTA; translated from the coding sequence TTGCGTATCTTACTTGCACCCATGGAAGGACTACTTGATTACCGACTGCGTGATACACTAACACGCGTAGGTGGATTTGATGAATGTGTCAGCGAATTCATTCGTGTGAATGATACCCTTCTCCCTGCACACAGGTTTTACCGCTATGTTCCCGAATTGTATGATGGGTGCCGAACCAAGGCGGGAGTTCCTGTGAAAGTACAACTTTTAGGTTCTGATCCTATTTGTATGGCAGAGAACGCAAGTAAGGTGGCCTCTCTTGGAGCTTACGGAATTGATATTAATTTTGGATGCCCTGCGCCTACGGTAAACAGAAACCGGGGAGGAGCTGCTCTTCTCAAAGAACCCGATCTTATGTTTGCAATTGTAAAAGCGATTCGTAATGCCGTTCCAAAAATAATTCCTGTGACGGCAAAGATGCGACTCGGATTTGACTCCACCGAACTAGCGCTAGTTTGTGCCAAGGCTTTAGAAGACGGAGGAGCCGAAGAAATTGTCGTCCATGCCAGAACCAAAACAGACGGATACAAACCTCCGGCATATTGGGAATGGATTACAAAAATCCGCTCTACGGTGAAGGTTCCTGTGGTTGCCAATGGAGAAATTTGGACTGCAGATGATGCCCGAAGGTGTCTTGAAGTATCAGGTTGCGAGGACATTATGATTGGACGTGGTGTCGTTGCGAACCCTGCTCTTGCTTTAATGATTCGCAACGAAAGAAACAAAAGTCTCTCTTGGGAAGAAATGAAAGATATCTTATTTCAGTATTGGCAAAGTTTAGAAAGTGATATGGAAACAAAAAGTCGCGCAGGACGCATCAAACAATGGTTACACTATCTTTCTCGCCATTACCCAGAAGCCGAAAAGGATTTTGAATCCGTAAAAAGATTCACAAACTTGGATGCTTTTGCTAAGTATCTGAAGGAACCCGTGACAGCCTAA
- a CDS encoding NADPH-dependent FMN reductase, with translation MKNPKPKVLAISGGISPTSYNKKILNHLQDSFSEECEFKIYDEIVKFPFFISGISDEETPKIIKDFLNEINNADGILICSPEYVFSIPGVLKNALEWAVSSVVFTDKPVTLITAASVGEKAHESLLLVLKTIGAKLSDETNLLISGVKGKVTMDGKISDAQTKQSIQKLMNLFLDNLNNR, from the coding sequence ATGAAAAATCCAAAACCAAAAGTTCTCGCAATTTCAGGCGGAATTAGCCCTACATCGTATAACAAAAAAATTTTGAACCATTTACAAGATTCTTTTTCCGAAGAATGTGAATTTAAGATTTATGATGAGATTGTTAAGTTTCCTTTTTTTATTTCTGGAATTTCCGATGAAGAAACGCCAAAAATAATAAAAGATTTTTTAAACGAAATAAATAATGCAGATGGGATTCTTATATGTTCCCCTGAATATGTTTTTAGTATTCCCGGAGTATTGAAAAATGCATTGGAATGGGCTGTTTCTTCAGTAGTATTTACTGACAAACCCGTAACGTTAATCACCGCTGCATCCGTTGGAGAAAAAGCCCATGAATCATTACTATTGGTTTTGAAAACAATTGGTGCCAAATTATCTGATGAAACAAACCTTTTGATTTCTGGTGTGAAAGGTAAAGTTACAATGGATGGCAAAATTAGTGATGCACAGACCAAACAATCCATTCAAAAATTGATGAATCTATTTTTGGATAATTTAAATAACAGGTAG
- a CDS encoding DUF1554 domain-containing protein produces the protein MIRYSFIPFLVLVLYCSDKSFNNACDIKSESYMNSVILFNLLGEGKNNCTTGMIEFFPTVVALSSKKGVVSEGGGSLLLGSTTPFSVSLKEKPESQVEIQLVVSNPTYAQVSPTTLSFNANNWSVSQDIQITGVNDSLLNGTREFRVILIPTSADTKLDLNPAEIQMQILDNEKKMFFSSNSYQGGAFGGVSGADVICATNPNCPLGSLCKAVIINGTSRIASVTANLGDGQVDWVLNPNTHYYRTDGVTLISNTNSTALLQIPFSNVIDSNVTGSWIGSASGWVYGPNHCQNWSDNTNFYTGNSFRTLNTDITFFGGNFSCNVPYYLLCTEN, from the coding sequence ATGATTCGTTATTCTTTCATTCCGTTTTTAGTATTGGTTCTTTATTGTAGCGATAAATCGTTTAACAATGCCTGTGATATCAAATCTGAATCTTATATGAATTCGGTAATTCTTTTTAATCTCTTAGGAGAAGGAAAAAATAATTGTACAACAGGAATGATAGAGTTTTTTCCAACGGTGGTTGCTTTGAGTTCTAAAAAGGGAGTAGTTTCTGAGGGAGGAGGGAGTTTACTTCTTGGAAGTACGACACCATTTTCGGTTAGCCTTAAGGAGAAACCTGAATCCCAAGTTGAGATTCAATTGGTAGTTTCAAATCCTACTTATGCGCAGGTTAGCCCAACTACGCTAAGTTTTAACGCAAATAATTGGTCTGTATCACAAGATATTCAAATAACAGGAGTTAATGATTCCTTGCTCAACGGAACTCGTGAATTTCGCGTGATTTTGATTCCTACCTCAGCGGATACAAAGTTGGACTTAAATCCTGCCGAAATTCAAATGCAAATTTTGGATAATGAGAAGAAAATGTTTTTCTCATCAAACTCTTATCAAGGAGGTGCATTTGGAGGAGTATCGGGTGCTGATGTAATTTGTGCTACGAATCCGAATTGTCCTCTGGGCTCTCTTTGTAAAGCGGTGATTATCAATGGAACTTCTCGAATTGCATCTGTAACTGCAAATTTAGGCGATGGACAAGTCGATTGGGTTTTAAATCCAAATACTCATTATTATAGGACCGATGGAGTCACACTCATTTCCAATACAAATTCTACGGCTTTATTGCAAATTCCATTTTCTAATGTGATCGATTCTAATGTGACTGGTTCCTGGATTGGTAGCGCTAGCGGATGGGTGTACGGGCCCAATCATTGTCAAAATTGGTCTGACAATACAAATTTTTATACTGGCAATTCCTTCCGAACTCTAAATACAGATATTACTTTTTTCGGAGGGAATTTTTCCTGCAATGTTCCCTATTATTTATTATGCACTGAAAACTAG
- a CDS encoding FAD-binding dehydrogenase, translating to MAIKKYDVIIIGAGIAGLVAAYECINKGKSVLILERNTKEHLGGLAKLSFGGMALVGTPLQRRLGIKDNSAIALDDWHSFADFGTSDVYPKQWAEQYVHESAEQVYHWLLGLDLKFFPVVNWVERGQYKRGNSVPRYHVLWGTGHRLVERFEELLKNHPNRDRLSYLFEHKVTELVEENGKIVGCTAKQKNTSEKDLSFFADHVVVATGGITGCLDKVRENWYKPWGKPPTEILNGSHPYADGLLHEAVSRKGGNLTHLDKMWNYAAGIPHPKPEFEAHGLSLIPCKSALWLDHSGRRIGPEPMVTGFDTNELCHRISQLNKPYTWQLLNWRIAAKELAVSGSEHNPMIRDRKLFSFLQEVLLGNHRLVRQLEKESDHFIVARDLHELVNQMNRLNGDNSVDYEVLKQEVTQFDDVIRRGQGLWNDDQLRRIQHARSWRSDRVRTCKPRPILDPSAGPLIAIKLRLITRKSLGGIQTDLQSRVLNQLGAPIAGLYAIGEAAGFGGGGASGFKSLEGTFLSGCILTARAAAKSINASV from the coding sequence GTGGCAATAAAGAAATACGATGTCATTATCATTGGAGCAGGTATCGCTGGTTTGGTGGCTGCATACGAATGCATTAACAAAGGCAAATCTGTTTTGATCCTTGAAAGGAATACAAAGGAACATCTTGGCGGACTCGCCAAATTGTCATTTGGTGGAATGGCATTGGTTGGTACTCCACTCCAAAGGCGACTGGGAATTAAAGACAATTCTGCAATTGCCTTGGATGATTGGCATTCTTTCGCCGATTTTGGAACGTCAGATGTTTATCCAAAACAGTGGGCAGAACAATATGTCCATGAAAGTGCAGAACAAGTTTACCATTGGTTACTTGGTCTCGATTTGAAATTTTTTCCTGTCGTCAACTGGGTAGAACGAGGACAATACAAAAGAGGAAACTCGGTTCCCCGTTATCATGTACTTTGGGGAACTGGCCATCGTTTGGTGGAACGATTTGAAGAACTATTAAAAAATCATCCCAACCGCGACCGTTTAAGTTATCTCTTTGAACATAAGGTTACAGAGTTAGTCGAAGAAAATGGGAAGATTGTAGGATGCACCGCCAAACAGAAAAATACGAGTGAAAAAGATTTGTCTTTTTTTGCCGACCACGTAGTGGTAGCGACTGGTGGGATTACTGGATGCCTAGATAAAGTCAGGGAGAACTGGTATAAACCTTGGGGAAAGCCACCTACGGAGATATTAAACGGTTCACATCCGTATGCTGATGGCTTACTTCATGAGGCTGTGAGTCGGAAGGGTGGAAACCTCACTCATCTGGATAAAATGTGGAATTATGCGGCAGGGATTCCTCATCCCAAACCAGAATTTGAAGCCCATGGCCTCAGTTTGATTCCTTGTAAATCTGCCTTGTGGCTTGACCACTCGGGGCGAAGGATTGGACCGGAACCGATGGTGACTGGGTTTGATACCAATGAACTTTGCCACCGCATTTCGCAATTAAACAAACCTTACACCTGGCAATTGTTAAACTGGAGGATTGCTGCTAAAGAACTGGCAGTATCAGGTTCGGAACACAATCCCATGATCCGAGACCGAAAATTATTTTCCTTTCTGCAAGAAGTATTACTCGGCAACCACCGCTTAGTGCGACAGTTAGAGAAAGAGAGCGATCATTTTATTGTGGCCCGGGATTTACATGAGCTTGTAAATCAAATGAATCGTTTAAATGGAGACAACTCAGTTGATTACGAAGTATTAAAACAAGAAGTCACCCAGTTTGATGATGTGATCCGGCGCGGACAAGGACTTTGGAACGACGACCAGTTACGAAGGATCCAACATGCTAGGTCTTGGCGTTCCGATCGAGTACGAACCTGTAAACCAAGACCCATTCTCGATCCCAGTGCAGGACCACTCATTGCCATCAAACTACGATTGATTACACGTAAAAGTTTGGGCGGAATCCAAACAGATTTACAAAGTCGCGTATTGAATCAGTTAGGTGCTCCGATCGCCGGTTTATATGCGATTGGAGAAGCAGCGGGATTCGGTGGTGGTGGTGCTAGTGGTTTTAAGTCTCTGGAAGGAACATTTTTATCTGGCTGTATTTTAACCGCAAGAGCCGCAGCAAAGTCGATCAACGCTAGTGTATAA
- a CDS encoding methyl-accepting chemotaxis protein, whose protein sequence is MTIQVKIPQNTTLSIKTDLKGNIVFVNDDLVKLSEFGRTELLGQSFKKLQHPETSELIYANIFKTLHSNEPWNGMLKNQTKSGNYFWANTTITPYYDTEGKIVGHMYVGRASSETQIKTGERFYLNPKIQESGFTLNPKKILFKFKIKTKLLFVFGLMAIMMMVLGINLILIKKVEYEDAFNRLKGAEYNLSLAKLMRLTAKHRGLMARVLSADLTAKEPSLKIEEELESSFQKFLELNEEEGKHFHVFELSKETYKDWKNLKEINSTLTPKESYIAHVNLIKKMLNVNNEVGESSGLFLDPDKDTYFMIDVSLSKLPYLAEKLGQLRATGLGYLGKGAKAEDSEKLLIQEIMGATLGHFESISVSIAFITKFNPDSKIIVDTYKLAEADFPSLHELIQNRIIKEKIPTVQPLEYYNATTNLIDQIFNVNEIISKQLSEKFLKRANFAKYYAITITVVTLAILIFFIVLQYLIIQSIMSVIRNSTNIISQIVRGSGELKENLDYGIHDEIGGLLKWMGVFILNITEIVFILRQVSGELSDKSKEAANLVRNYSATTQDQAASTEQTSAATEELAASVDNVFLSISTQADHLKEIEKVTSDFKIAMAEVANAMLGMTNLTEEFYKQANDGMLTTKNTADSIHLVNQKAELIDEVVDIINEISDRTNLLALNAAIEAARAGDLGRGFAVVAQEIGKLAEQTAHNTRNIQSLTTDTKNAIKTSVGLMMNTEESFRELLSNISKIQETAKLVSSAQDKQTEDTNRIVESVHKINENSLHILNAASQEKIAVEEISKSIETIATGTQVIADNSLVLLETAKDIEVTGEHLQTVVETYKY, encoded by the coding sequence ATGACTATCCAGGTTAAAATCCCACAAAACACAACACTATCTATCAAAACAGATTTGAAGGGTAATATTGTCTTTGTTAACGATGATTTGGTTAAATTGAGTGAATTCGGACGAACAGAGTTACTCGGCCAATCCTTTAAAAAACTCCAACATCCCGAAACATCTGAATTGATTTATGCCAATATCTTTAAAACCCTACATTCGAATGAACCTTGGAATGGGATGTTGAAAAACCAAACTAAGTCTGGCAATTATTTTTGGGCTAATACGACCATAACTCCTTATTACGATACCGAGGGAAAAATTGTAGGCCACATGTATGTAGGGCGTGCATCTTCAGAAACTCAAATCAAAACAGGCGAGCGGTTCTATCTGAATCCAAAGATACAAGAATCGGGTTTTACTTTAAATCCTAAAAAAATACTATTTAAATTTAAAATTAAAACCAAACTCTTGTTTGTATTTGGTCTCATGGCTATCATGATGATGGTTTTGGGTATCAATCTAATTTTGATCAAAAAAGTAGAATACGAGGATGCATTCAATCGTCTCAAAGGAGCAGAATACAATTTAAGTCTTGCAAAGCTTATGCGACTAACTGCAAAACATAGGGGCCTAATGGCTCGAGTTTTAAGCGCAGATCTGACGGCAAAAGAACCTTCCTTAAAAATAGAAGAAGAACTGGAATCTTCTTTTCAAAAATTCTTAGAGTTAAATGAGGAAGAAGGAAAACATTTTCATGTCTTTGAATTATCGAAAGAAACGTATAAAGATTGGAAAAACCTTAAAGAAATAAATTCAACCTTAACACCTAAAGAAAGTTATATCGCCCATGTGAATTTAATTAAAAAAATGTTGAATGTGAATAATGAAGTAGGGGAATCTTCTGGATTGTTTTTAGATCCCGATAAAGATACTTACTTTATGATTGATGTTTCGCTTTCTAAATTACCGTATTTAGCTGAAAAACTTGGTCAACTTCGGGCAACAGGATTGGGGTATTTAGGAAAAGGAGCTAAAGCAGAAGATTCAGAAAAACTTTTGATTCAAGAAATTATGGGGGCAACTTTAGGACATTTTGAATCTATTTCTGTAAGTATTGCATTCATTACAAAGTTTAATCCCGATAGTAAAATCATTGTAGATACTTACAAACTTGCGGAGGCAGATTTTCCATCCTTACATGAACTCATTCAAAATAGAATCATCAAAGAAAAAATACCAACAGTACAACCGCTTGAGTATTACAATGCTACAACAAATTTGATCGATCAAATATTTAACGTTAACGAAATTATTTCTAAACAACTTTCGGAGAAGTTTTTAAAAAGAGCAAATTTTGCAAAATATTATGCCATAACAATCACAGTAGTTACTCTTGCCATCTTAATCTTTTTTATTGTACTTCAATACTTAATCATCCAAAGTATCATGTCAGTCATCAGAAATAGTACAAACATCATTAGTCAGATCGTCCGTGGTTCAGGCGAATTAAAAGAAAATTTAGATTACGGAATTCATGATGAAATCGGGGGACTTTTAAAATGGATGGGAGTTTTTATCTTAAATATTACTGAAATCGTATTTATTTTAAGACAAGTTTCTGGAGAATTATCTGATAAATCAAAAGAAGCTGCCAATTTAGTCCGTAACTATTCTGCAACTACACAAGACCAAGCTGCCTCTACAGAACAAACATCCGCAGCAACAGAAGAGTTGGCTGCTTCCGTTGATAATGTTTTTCTAAGTATTTCTACACAAGCAGATCATTTAAAAGAAATTGAAAAAGTTACTTCAGACTTCAAAATTGCAATGGCAGAAGTTGCCAATGCAATGTTAGGGATGACAAATCTTACAGAAGAATTTTACAAACAAGCAAATGATGGAATGTTAACTACAAAAAATACTGCCGATTCCATACACTTAGTAAATCAAAAGGCTGAATTGATTGATGAAGTTGTTGATATTATCAATGAAATATCAGATAGGACCAACTTACTTGCGCTTAACGCTGCCATAGAAGCTGCAAGGGCAGGTGATCTTGGACGTGGATTTGCTGTGGTAGCCCAGGAGATAGGAAAACTTGCGGAACAAACCGCTCACAACACTCGAAACATTCAATCGTTAACAACGGACACTAAAAATGCAATTAAGACCAGTGTTGGTCTAATGATGAACACAGAAGAAAGTTTTCGCGAGTTATTGAGTAATATTTCAAAAATCCAAGAGACTGCAAAACTTGTGAGTTCTGCTCAGGACAAACAAACTGAAGATACCAATCGTATTGTAGAATCAGTTCATAAAATCAACGAAAACTCGCTTCATATTTTAAATGCTGCATCACAGGAAAAAATCGCAGTCGAAGAAATTTCCAAATCTATCGAAACAATAGCAACGGGAACACAAGTTATCGCTGATAATTCATTAGTCCTACTGGAAACAGCAAAAGACATTGAGGTCACTGGGGAACATTTACAAACAGTCGTGGAAACTTATAAATATTAG
- a CDS encoding thiamine pyrophosphate-binding protein: MKKTGAWLVRYALEQIGVRYTFGIPGVHNTEIYDELNSSDSIIPMLVTHEGSGAFMADAISRTSDSIGTLLIVPAAGVTHAASGIGEAFLDGIPMLVIAGGVRSDSKFKYQLHDMDQHALLKPITKKTFKVKSQEEVVETIYKAYQIAVSGEPGPVFVEIPVNIQLYTGSVENLPTYKDYCKLQTIIPSPFPFASLDEAVELLVQAKSPGLFLGWGAVDATTSTIEIAELLGAPVSTTLQGLSAFPGNNPLHCGMSFGAAAVPAATIAFSDCDCLLAVGTRFAEIATASFGVNVPKNLIHIDINPDVLGANYSTKVGITGDSKLILPELVKRLKLKLEETKKSRDEHSKKIKLDILKNKQAYTEEWFHHDSQGRVNPARFFSVLRSTLPDDGFVVVDDGNHTFLTAELMPIHKPRHMISPTDFNCMGYAVPATIATKLANPEKAVVGIIGDGAFLMTCMEIITASRNQIGAIFTIFNDGELSQIAQAQQVPYNRKICTILGTTRFEGIALATGAEYLRIETNDEIQQKLETAWNLTKEGRPVILDVNIDYSKKTRFTQGIVGTNLKRLPFSTKLRMISRALVRKVTG, from the coding sequence ATGAAAAAAACAGGTGCCTGGTTAGTAAGATATGCTCTGGAACAAATTGGTGTTCGTTATACTTTTGGAATTCCAGGAGTCCATAATACCGAAATCTATGACGAACTAAATAGTTCGGACTCAATCATACCAATGTTAGTGACCCATGAAGGTAGTGGTGCCTTTATGGCCGACGCCATCAGTCGCACGAGTGACTCGATTGGGACTTTACTCATTGTGCCCGCAGCTGGAGTGACTCATGCCGCAAGCGGGATCGGGGAAGCTTTTTTGGATGGGATTCCCATGCTCGTAATTGCGGGAGGAGTCAGAAGCGATTCTAAGTTTAAATACCAATTGCATGATATGGACCAACATGCACTACTCAAACCCATTACTAAAAAAACTTTTAAAGTCAAATCACAAGAGGAAGTAGTAGAAACGATTTACAAAGCCTATCAAATTGCTGTTAGTGGAGAACCAGGACCTGTATTTGTGGAAATACCAGTGAATATTCAACTTTACACTGGTTCGGTGGAAAATCTTCCCACTTATAAAGACTATTGTAAGTTACAAACAATCATACCTTCCCCATTCCCGTTTGCAAGTCTAGACGAAGCCGTGGAACTATTAGTTCAAGCAAAATCACCGGGTTTGTTTTTGGGTTGGGGAGCGGTCGATGCGACAACTTCCACTATAGAAATCGCAGAACTTTTAGGTGCACCAGTTTCCACCACCTTACAAGGTTTAAGTGCATTTCCAGGGAACAATCCTTTACATTGCGGAATGAGTTTTGGTGCGGCAGCAGTTCCTGCGGCCACAATAGCTTTCTCAGATTGTGATTGTTTACTCGCCGTAGGTACTCGATTTGCAGAAATTGCAACCGCGAGCTTTGGAGTCAATGTACCGAAAAATCTAATTCATATCGACATCAATCCAGATGTGTTAGGTGCCAATTATTCCACCAAAGTTGGAATTACAGGAGATTCCAAATTAATACTTCCAGAACTTGTCAAACGATTGAAACTTAAATTAGAGGAAACTAAAAAAAGTAGGGATGAACATTCAAAAAAAATCAAATTGGATATTCTAAAAAACAAACAGGCATATACGGAAGAATGGTTCCATCATGATAGTCAGGGCAGAGTGAACCCTGCGAGATTTTTTAGTGTACTGCGGTCTACACTTCCTGATGACGGCTTTGTTGTAGTGGATGATGGAAACCATACATTTCTTACGGCAGAACTTATGCCGATCCACAAACCTAGGCATATGATTTCACCCACTGATTTTAATTGTATGGGTTATGCAGTGCCTGCAACGATTGCCACTAAACTAGCAAACCCTGAAAAAGCAGTGGTAGGAATCATCGGTGACGGTGCCTTTCTAATGACTTGTATGGAGATCATTACTGCCAGTAGGAACCAGATAGGAGCAATCTTTACTATCTTCAATGATGGTGAGTTATCTCAAATTGCACAGGCCCAACAAGTTCCATACAATCGCAAAATCTGTACGATTCTTGGAACCACTCGTTTTGAAGGCATTGCCCTGGCCACAGGTGCGGAATATTTGCGCATAGAAACCAATGACGAGATCCAACAAAAGTTAGAAACTGCCTGGAATCTGACGAAGGAAGGTCGCCCTGTGATTTTGGATGTAAATATCGATTACAGTAAAAAAACTCGATTTACCCAAGGTATTGTGGGAACGAACCTAAAGCGTCTGCCATTTTCTACAAAATTACGAATGATCAGCCGTGCCCTGGTGAGAAAAGTGACTGGATAG